The sequence below is a genomic window from Cicer arietinum cultivar CDC Frontier isolate Library 1 chromosome 6, Cicar.CDCFrontier_v2.0, whole genome shotgun sequence.
AGTTTTCATACAGGAACCTGTAGTGTATACCGCATTTGTAGTACTTTATCTCTAAGCTTAAACTTAAGACATCCAACATAATGAGAGGAAAGAACTccgaaaaattataaaatgtgtGACAGTTGAAGTTTTTTCTTACTTCACGACAAGTTGCGCCCTAAGAACTTTGTATCATGCTGCACACCACATCTGTAATGTGCTCTATGGTAACAGCAGGGCTCATATGAGCAAAAGATTATAAATTCAGTCTCACTAAAAACAGATATTCAACCACAAACAATTACTCTGAATTGAATTAAATAACATacattaaaaatagaatattcATTTATGCAGATACCAAATTCATACTTCAGAAAGTAGTATATTGAAAATCTATGTAGTAAATAAATTTCATGTCCTACTCTCATAAACAGAATCGTCTACTGATATCGAAAATAACTTAGCCTTTATGcaatagaaaaatattgatcCATACCTCACAAATCCATTATTGTCTATGTCAGCAGCAAGAAACTCAGCAACAGTCATATCCTGACCAAGAATCCACTTCGCCATCCTCCTATGCCGCTTATCCACTCTCGCCTCAGCCAAATAAAGGAATGCTCGGGCCACCGCAAGCGTCGAAACAAGCAACCAAATTGCAGCGAAGATACGACCGTGCAAGGTCTTAAAAGCATGATCGCCATATCCTACAGTTGTAACAGACATAACCGAAAGATAAAAAGAATCTACCCATCCAAGCCTTTCAACAAAATGCATAACCCCAACACCAACTCCAATACAAAGTACCACAACCCCTAATGCCAATGCCACCTTCATCCTAATCCTCATCCTCCCTTTCTTCACATCAACTATATATGACCTACCATCTTTCTCCCCTCTTCCTTTCACTACCCTCAACAAATGATTCTCTTGTAAATCAAGAACATAACTAACCATCCCACTAAGCAATATATCAATAAAACCAAAACCAACCAAAACAAACAATATAGAGAAAATTTTGGTTGCAGTACTATTTGGAGTAATATCACCATATCCTATTGTGCACATTGTGACTATACAAAAATACAATGCATCCACAATAGGATGAGTTTCAATTGCTGTAAAATCATGACGATTGAACCAATAAATAACAACACCTAAAGCCAAATAAAGAACAAGAAGAATAACAGCTTGATGAATAATAGATTGGCTACCAAATTGAGGTCTTTTCACAgatgattgatgattgaaatCGCTTATTACAGCCATAGCAGGTGCAGTTTTGGAGCGATGAAGATTTGTTTTTCTCCATCGGTAATTAGGATCAATGAGCCAAGAAGatagttgttgttgttgagaatGTTGCGATGCATCAAAATCATGTGGtacagaagaagaagaagaggaggAAGAACATCTTGGTGAATTACGTGAAAGTGTTAAAGCATCAGCCAAAGGTGAAGGGTCAATAGGTGAAACACAAGAAGGACCAAAGATGAGACGATCTTTGAACTCAGAAGGGGTAACAGGAAGAACCATTTCGTCATTTTCTGGTAATGGAAAAAGATGAGATGGTAATGGCGAAAGCTTCTTTCTGGGGCTGAAATATGGGAGCAGTGGCTCCTTTTCCATGTGGGGTTGTTGAAAATCGATTCAATAGAAAGAAAGATTGTGTTTTTTAAGTATGAGACAGTTTTTTGTGATGTGGGTCGGTTTCAAAACAGAGAAAAATTTGTGCGTAGAATTCGAAATCAATAAACAGAGAAAGTTTAGAgcgttttaatttatttatattgaatgaaaaaaaacGATGAAGGTGTTATGTGCAGAGGCGAGTAAAGTGGAAATGgaaattatgattatgattgcaGTAAGGATGCGATTCTCCTCGTAGGTACAAATAAATGGGGACGGTGTTGTCGTTCGTTCATTTTATTGTGCTATGGTCACGCGCTTATGTGGCGAGTGGGATTTTCaaagtttagaagaagaagaagaagaacaataaCGTCGTGTGAGATTGTTATTATAAGTGGATAATATGAATTCTGGATTTCTCCAATGCTCAATCTCATTTTACTTCTCTGCTTTAGGGTTTTTCGACGTCTGGTCAAATCTAATTTAACGATCAAGTTTATGAACAATTCATAaggtattaattaaattattgtctCAAACGTAAAGATAATGAAAACAgttaactttatatattttaagaaatattattatttattatttacaaatatggaccaccttaaaaaaaattatctattttgaTTATAATAAGAGAAGATAaagtatctattttttttttatctattttagtTTCATAATTACTAATCAGATTTTAACCCATGTCGTGGTTGGTGCTTCTGTTTTGCTTCATCCTGTTGAACCAATATATTTAATGCGACGTGCttggattaattaattttattgatttattttgataGAAGAAGGAAATTACAAAAAGACTACACGTGGGGTGCTACACTTCATTTCATAAGAGCAAAGGTGACCGTTAAACTTGTAGGAATTTATTGAGTAAATCACAATAAGAAagtttgtaataatattaaatttgtttatattggCATTAAATAAGGGTTAAAGTATATCCTACTTACATTTATTTGGTGGCTTCATCTTACAATTACAACATGCGATTTATAGTAATTTGTAAAATTGCCGAAAATACTACACCAGTAtgctttattcattttttttagagaatATGCTTTATTGACTTTTATTGAGTTTAGATACTCGttaaatctatatatatttttatggaCATATTCACTTGTCAAcgcatttttatttatcaacgaAGACAAAGACTAATACCATCCATGTATCATGCTTCCACATCAATTAAATCAGACATTAGGATGCATGGCTTTGTTGTTTTTAGGGCTTGAGTGCAAAGTTCCTTTTCTTGCCAAATGAttaccaaatttaaaatattttttatgctcCAAGTTAGATGTAAAAATTTTGTTCAAGGAAAAAATCATCAACCATAAGCAACAATCATCAGGAAATAGCACAAATTAAGCACATTTTACAAGTAGACATAATAATCACTCAACACATGATCTATAGGATGAAAACCACTCTCGTATATCTCATCttacataataatttatttaatttcaggAAATATAGTTCAAATGATAGCTCCAAGAACATTTGATATATTAAGATTTAAATGTATATGAGTTTCACAATTAAACTCTTTAGAATcgaaaaaaagtttaaaaaaattatttagttaattaatatacataatatcataaaaatattttatcatgccaatcaattataattactaatttttttattataattactttaaaagTGACAGATgataaattgttttcattagttgataatatataaaaagaaaaacgcCATTCATCGCGAAAAAGTTTGTCACGCTCGTATCAGAATTGAAGAATAATAACTGCAGCATGATCTCTTTTGAAAGTCAAGATCTTTGTTATTACTTCATGATAGCTTTATCCGTAACAAATAGCACAGCTCGTATAAAAAAGTCTAACACGCCTTCTATCAAAATTAAATCcttactaaaataaataaatagataaaaacaaTAAACAACTCAAAACAAAACCAAATTTTAAGCCATATAACATCAAGTAATTAAACTATATAATGCAGAAATCACAGGCACATCAAAAGTAAACATCAAAGATAGATAATAAGAGAAAACAACCCATGTAAGCAGAACTTCATTATTTGTTCTTATTTGCTAAAGATTAGGGCATTGATACATTGAAAAGggatgaaataaatatattaaattaatgatgacaatgttttactaattattaataGAATTGTTATCTTTACTGCTTTGGTGCTTAGTAATATGGTAACACATGTTGGAAGGTTGTTCATCCCTCCACCATATTTGCTCACTCACTTCCAAATACACTATTGGAAACTAAGATCCCggtaacatattttaattaattttacactaCCAAAAGTTAAGATACAATAAAAAAGTCacacaaaaaatgaagaaatagaTGTGACAAAATAGGATATCATTAATCCAAA
It includes:
- the LOC101497873 gene encoding two-pore potassium channel 3, coding for MEKEPLLPYFSPRKKLSPLPSHLFPLPENDEMVLPVTPSEFKDRLIFGPSCVSPIDPSPLADALTLSRNSPRCSSSSSSSSVPHDFDASQHSQQQQLSSWLIDPNYRWRKTNLHRSKTAPAMAVISDFNHQSSVKRPQFGSQSIIHQAVILLVLYLALGVVIYWFNRHDFTAIETHPIVDALYFCIVTMCTIGYGDITPNSTATKIFSILFVLVGFGFIDILLSGMVSYVLDLQENHLLRVVKGRGEKDGRSYIVDVKKGRMRIRMKVALALGVVVLCIGVGVGVMHFVERLGWVDSFYLSVMSVTTVGYGDHAFKTLHGRIFAAIWLLVSTLAVARAFLYLAEARVDKRHRRMAKWILGQDMTVAEFLAADIDNNGFVSKSEYVIYKLKEMGKVSEKDIMQISEKFDRLDTGNCGKITLADLMESHN